The segment GTATACCAAGTGCTACATGGAGTCAAACGAAGCAGATGTGGTTGGTGGATGATAACGAGGACAACCTTAAGGTTATTGCTACACATTTTGAGGGTCTGGCTGTGATTGATGATTCGGCTTATAAGCCTCTTAATGCTCGTATGAGATCACAAAAATATAAGGTGCTTCACCGAAATCTAAATACCAGTCAAAAAACATTGCTCAATGATTTTTATATCTATTTAAAAGGCAAACGGTATAGCAAAAGTACTATGAACACTTATGTTCATTATGTTGCCGATTTTATTGCTTTTCATGCTGATACGGCATTGGAAGCACTTGATAATCGTTCGGTAGAGCGTTTTATTGAAGCGGTGGTAATACAGCGACGTTTGAGTATTAGTTCACAACGGCAATTTATTAGTGCTTTAAAGCTTTTTATTGTTTTTGAACCATCAACTGCGATAGCAGAACTTGAACTTACGAGGCCCAAACGGTCCCGATATTTACCTGTAGTTTTATCACAAGATGAGGTTTTGAGGATATTACAAAAAACAACCAATTTAAAACACCGAACGGTTATTGCGATGCTCTACTCTTGCGGTTTACGAATTAGTGAGTTGTTACATTTACACATTTCGGATATTGACTTGAGCAGGCGGCAGATTCATATTAGGCAAAGTAAAGGGCGTAAAGATCGTTATGTAGGCTTGGCAGAAATTAGTATGCCTTTACTTTTAAATTATATACAAACCTATGAACCTGACACGTATTTTATTAAAGGCCCAACGAGCGAGCCTTACAGTGCTTCTGCGGTACGTGCTTTTTTAAAGCGCAATTGTCAAGCTGCAGGTATTACAAAGCGTGTGACACCACATACATTGCGTCACAGTTATGCGACACATTTATTAGAGCAAGGCGTTGACATTAGGCATATTCAAACTTTATTAGGGCATTCTAGACCAGAGACCACGATGATTTACACGCATGTAACGCGTCAAGATGTTTTAGAAATTAGGAATCCATTAGATGTTGCGGTACAGAAATTTAAGTCTACTGATAAAAACACCACTAACGTGCGTTTATCCAGTAGATATAATTTATAAACGGCTATATTTGTATCACTATAACCAGTTACCCACAATTAAAACCAAACTTTACGAAATGAAAAAACTGAATTTATTACTTACGATTATTTTAGGAATTACAATTTTATCTTGTTCATCTGATGACGAAAATAGTAGCGGAAACGATAGCGACTTAATTGGAACTTGGTATGGAGTTTCAAGCACATTTAATGGAAATAACTCTGGAATACCTGATAACAGTATCTTAAAATTTACAACTGACAACCGAGTAGAATTTATTTATGAAGGTTTTGGAAATAACGGAGAAGATATTTCTGAGTTTGGAGATTGGTTGGAAAATGGAAATACATTGACTATCACTTTCGATGAGGCTGACGCTGGATTGGAAAACTATGTTTTAGAGATTTTAGAACTTAATGATACAACGCTAAAATGGAGAACAGAAATTGTAGGAGAAGGAACATTAATAGAAACATTTAGTAAAAATCAAAACGCAACTGTCGATTTATCTCAATTTCAAGACTATAATTTAGAATTTACAGTTGATATTGCAGCTTTCGGACCAAATGAACCTTACGAATTTCAAGCGACTTTCCTCACGACAGATGGAGACGACCAAGTTGTAGAAATGACTGAAACGTACTCGGGTCTAACCGCAAATACAGACGATTTTATTTCTGACTCAAAAATTGTGAAAGAGTATAAAGTTGTCGGAGTTAGAGCAACAGCAGTTAGCAGTAATGTTGGTGCTTTACAAGTCAAACTTACAAGAGTTTCGAACCAAAACGAAATTGTAAATTCCTTTGAGAATATACCAAATTCAGCGACTATCAGCTACGATTTTGAAACTGGAAACGAAACATCAACATCGAACTAAAATAACTGTGGGTAACAACGTATATAGCTCATAGCTAGTCAGTTGCTTAATCGAAGTTAAGGCATATTTGCGAAATCCGCCAAATTTTTTAATTTGGCTTATTGAGAAAAGATAATAAGAAAAATTAAAAAATTCGGCTCGTGCTTCATCCGAAAGTAATTTCATAATTTGCACGCTACGAGCCATATACAGAGACGTTGACAGCAATTAAACCAATCGAAAAATGAATAATATTATGAGAAATCAAATTTTATTATCCTTGTTACTGTCCTTGCTGATTGTGAGTTGTCAATCTAATCAGAGCACAGAAAAACGTTCAGAAAACACTACTTCAGACCAAATAGAAAGCACATCAAGTCAATCTGAAAAAGAAATAAAAGCTATACTTGAAAGGATCTTGGCTGCAGTTGGAAACCGGGATGCTCAAGAATTGGATGACCTGAGTTTCGACCAGGCCATTATCGCATATACGTATCCGAAAAATGGGCAATGGCAGCATAAAGAGATGACTATTGACGCGTATTTGGAAACCATCCGAGATATGAAAGATCCTAAGCCTATTTTAGAATCCGCCGATTCGTATGAGATAAGTATAACCGAAGATCGATTGGCCTCAGTAACAATGCCTACCGTCATTTCAAAATTCGGTGTTGCCAGTAGCAATGAGGTTAATCATGCTATAATGATGAAAGACAGCGACCAATGGAAACTGTTAAGTGTTTCATGGACCGCTCACCGGATTCCCGAAGAAGAAAGAGAATTCGACCTAAATCTCTGTGCACGCAACTATGCCCAAGTCTGGGGTAGTAACCGACCTGAGTTTGTAGCTATGTTTTATGCTGAAGACGGTTCATTACAAGTGAATGATAGAGAACCTGCCATTGGAAGAAATGCCATTACAAATGTTGCTAAAGGATTTATGGACGCTTTTCCTGATATGATTGTTTCAATGGATAGTCTAGTCACTAAATCTGACAAAACACGATTCTATTGGACACTAACTGGAACAAATAATGGGCTAAGCGGAACTGGAAACAAAATAAAAATTAACGGATTTGAAGAATGGACTTTGAATGATAATGGATTAATCCAAGAATCAAAAGGCTATTTTGATGAAGAAGAATACCAGCGACAACTAGAATTTGGAACAAACAATAAATAACTGCAGCCAACAACGTATATAAGCCATTAAAACAGCTCATATACAATACCGTTGTGCTTCATTATGACAAACCATTAACCAATGATAAAATTCTTTAGAAAAATTAGACAAAACTTGCTTATGGAAAATAAAACTGGAAAGTACTTGAAATATGCAATTGGAGAAATCATTCTTGTAGTTATTGGAATTTTATTAGCACTTCAAATCAATACTTGGAATGAGAATAGAATTGATAGTAAACGCCTTAATTTATATACTCAATCACTCTTAAATGACCTAGAATTAGATAAAAAGCGTTTAATTGAGTGTATGGTATTTGATTCCACTAAAGTTTCAATCATTGATAGTCTATCAGAACCAGTACAAGATTTTATAGAAGATTATAGTGATAGAGGTATTCTTACGATAAAATCCATAAAAGTAAATAATGCCACATTTAAGACAATGTCTTCAAATAATGATTTAGAATTATACCAGAATATTGACTTACAAAATAGTATTTCTAAATACTATGCTGATGTTGAATATGTTATTCGGTTTGAAAATGTATATATAAACAATAGCTATTCGAATTTCGAAGAATTCGTTACTCGAAACCGAGGTTATACCTTGGAAGGTTTAAAAGGTTATTTGAATTCTATGAAATCTGCATCAGAGAATGAATCTGACTGGTATAAAGAATTAATTGAACTTAATGAATCTATAACAAAAAAATTAAAAGACCTACTAAAAAAATAACGAAAGCACAACAATGTGTATAATTCATTGCTAGTTAGAGCTTACTTACGAAAGTCCTCGCGGACTTTCTATCTGTGATTTATTTGCTAACTTTAGTGCTTAAACACGCTACGAAATCATACACTAGACCGTTAGGCACAAGTTGACATAAACTAACCCAATTAAATATGGACAATCAAATCGATAATAAGTTTAAGCCTATTGGAATATTCCTTTCCATAACTTTTGCTTTAAGTGCAATTTTTTATTTCCTAATAATATATTCTGGAAAATTAGGCGGAGGTGCTGGACAATATGTTATGGGACTTATGTGGTGTCCAGGAATTTCTGCCTTGATTACAATGAAAATTTTAAAGAGAAATATTTCTGACCTAGGCTGGAAATGGGGAAAGACAAAATATCAAATTAGAAGTTATTTGATTCCTTTACTTTATGCATTTATTGCCTATATAATTATTTGGAGTTTTGGCTGGGGAAAATTTTATAATGGAGAAACGGTAAATTGGATAACAGAATCTTTTGGACTTGGTGAAATTGGCTCTGGATTTAGCATATTATTTTACTTTATTCTTGTTGGAGTTTTTGGAGCAATTAGTAGTATGTCTAGTGCTCTAGGAGAAGAAATTGGTTGGCGTGGATTTTTGGTTCCTGAATTATATAAAAGTCAAGGATTTACAAAAACGTCTTTAATTACAGGACTTATTTGGGGAGTTTGGCATTTACCAATTTTATTATTTGCTGATTATAATAGTGGAACACCATCTTGGTTTGCTATGCCATGTTTCATGGTATTAGTTATCAGCATAAGTTTCATTTACACATGGTTTCGTATGAAATCTGGAAGCTTATGGACTGCTGTAATACTTCATGGAAGTCATAATCTATTTATTCAAAGTATTTTCACCCCTTTGACAGAAGACACAGGTAATACAGCTTATTATATAGACGAATTTGGAATTGTACTACCAATTGTCGCAATTGGTTTTGCAATATACTATTGGAGCAAAAGGAATGAATTAAAAACCAGTGCCTAACAATGGCTATAAGTAATTGCTTATTCTCGCCTACTTTGGAAATTCCGCAGGAATTTCCAGTTCTGTATGTACCTGCCTGCCGGCAGGGAGGCTTGCAAAGTTAAGTGCCAAACCACGCAACTATTCATAGCCGAGACCGTTGGCAACAATTAGAACCAAAAAATACACCAAATATGAGAAATAGTATTATTTATGAAATAACCCAAATTTCAATATATTTTATTTTAATATTCTTTAATATCACGGTTTTAGCTCAAAACGAATTAAATGAAGGGATTCAATTTGTAGATATTGACGGTTATAAATTTGAAGTAAAATTTCAAGGAAAGCATCACCTTTCTACAGGTGTTCCAGTAGTTGTATTTGAGGCTGGAATTGGTGCTGGTAATTTAGATAATAATGCTTGGACTACTGTTTTGGACTCTATTGCAGAGTTTGCACCAGTATTCAGTTATTCACACTCAGGATTGGGCAATTCAGAATGGAATGAAATAGTGCCCACACCAAGAAATATAGCCTCTACACTTCATAAGCTTTTAAATAAGCTTGAATTGCCTAAACCATACGTAATGCTTGGGCACTCATGGGGCGGTGTTTTAATAAGAACCTATGGAGGACACTATCCTGAAGACGTAAAAGCTTTGATTTATGTGGAACCCGACAATTTTATGGCTGAGCCAGGTGAAGGAGATGAATCTTTTGAAAAACGAGGTATGGATCCAAAAGCAGTTGATAAATTTGACAGAGAGAGCTTCGCTGCTTTTCTAAATATGATACAAGCACCAGAGGCCTTAGTTGCGGAGTCTAAAACTCTTGCAAATTATTGGGGTCAAAATGTTAAAGATAGAGATCTTGGACCACATCCAGAAAAACCTATAGCTTTATTATTAGGGACGAAAGGTTTTCCAAGTTATCCACCTACACCACCAGGTCTTACTAAACCATGGGATAGCGATGAACTTTGGTTTGAAGCTCATATTGAGAAACGGATTACTACATTCAGTAAATGGCCTTTGATGTTCAAGAACTGCTATGTGGTTATTTCCACAGATGCATGGCATCACTTTCAAAGAGATGAGCCTGAAATTATAATCGATATAACTAGAAAAATGCTAAAAGAATAGCAAACTGTTGCCAACAATGGCTATAATTCAGCGTGGCTGAAGAACTAATATGAACAAGAAAACAATACATACGGCCGATTTCAACTGCGGAACGATTCTGACGTATCGTTCCACGCCGAAATCATAGCCGAGATCGTTGTGTACAATTTCAAAAAACCAATAAATCATGGTTGAACAAAATCAACATTATTTAAGAAAGAACTTTCATTTATTAATGGCATTGTGTTTCTGGATTCTAATGATGGTAGGATTTAGTGATAATTGGCTATGGGACACAGGACAAGACACGAATTTTATTCCAAGATTTATTATCCATGCCATAACTGCATTCGGATGGTTTACGATTTTAGTTCTTCAAAATATTTTAATAAAAAAAAGATATGTTAAACATCATATGACATTGGGATTATTAGCCATGTTCATATATGGTGCAATGATTTTATCTTTAGGTTACATGGTTTATGAATTATATGAGGAATTTGGAAGAATTGATAAGATGTCGTTGAATACTTCGATTCAGGCTATTATTGCTACAGTAATCATTGGTATTGGTTTTTTGAGTAGAAAACGAAATTTAAATGAGCATAAATTTCTAATGACTTTTGGAACATTCTGCCTCATACAACCTTCAATGAACAGAACTGCTTTTTATATAAGTGATGAGTATTTTTTCATACCCTTCGTTAGCATATATTTAATTTTGTTTACAGCTTTTGTTTGGTATAAAAAGAAATTAACATGGTATATGATTGCATGGCTTTTAGTATGGTTATTTTTCTTCTATTATATTTTTTTAAGTAGATAAAAACAGTACACAACACCGTGTATAATTAATTGCTATGGCAAGTGCCTACTTGGAAAATTCCTTCGGAATTTTCTCTGGCAAGTATTTGTTTACTAAATTAGTTGCTGAACCACGCAACTAACCATACACAAACACGTTGTGCTTCATTATCAGAAACCGCTAACCAATGATAAAATTCTTTAGAAAAATACGATACGACCTTATGGAGAAAAACAAAACTGGAAAGTATTTTAAGTATGCAGTTGGTGAAATATTACTTGTTATGGTTGGTATCCTTCTAGCCTTACAAGTAAATAATTGGAATGAAACAAATAAACAACAAACAGTTTCTGTAAAATATTTAGAAAATTTAAAAAAAGAAGTTATCCTAAACGAAAACAAGCTTAAAATTAAATTAAGACAGCATCAATTTGTCTTAAATAAAACAACTGAGCTTTTAGATATTATGTCAATTAAACCAAAGGAAATTAGTAGTACTAAATTAGACACTCTAATGTTTGCCATGGCTCTTGCACCAAAATTCACACCAATAAAGACGTTTATTAGTTCTGAAGAACTAGGCGCCATCAAAAATGATAGCTTAAAAAACTTAATTAGTCTTTGGAGTTTTAATTTTGAAAAATACACCTATGATTCAAAAATTATATACGATTTGTATTACAACTATATTTATGACTTCATGCAAGATAATTACCAAATGAAAAATGTAAAAAGTATTGG is part of the Formosa sp. Hel1_31_208 genome and harbors:
- a CDS encoding lipocalin family protein, whose amino-acid sequence is MKKLNLLLTIILGITILSCSSDDENSSGNDSDLIGTWYGVSSTFNGNNSGIPDNSILKFTTDNRVEFIYEGFGNNGEDISEFGDWLENGNTLTITFDEADAGLENYVLEILELNDTTLKWRTEIVGEGTLIETFSKNQNATVDLSQFQDYNLEFTVDIAAFGPNEPYEFQATFLTTDGDDQVVEMTETYSGLTANTDDFISDSKIVKEYKVVGVRATAVSSNVGALQVKLTRVSNQNEIVNSFENIPNSATISYDFETGNETSTSN
- the xerA gene encoding site-specific tyrosine recombinase/integron integrase, yielding MNLPQIRLQQLKHRSRHCIGLKFPYHKSLISLVKRIPSATWSQTKQMWLVDDNEDNLKVIATHFEGLAVIDDSAYKPLNARMRSQKYKVLHRNLNTSQKTLLNDFYIYLKGKRYSKSTMNTYVHYVADFIAFHADTALEALDNRSVERFIEAVVIQRRLSISSQRQFISALKLFIVFEPSTAIAELELTRPKRSRYLPVVLSQDEVLRILQKTTNLKHRTVIAMLYSCGLRISELLHLHISDIDLSRRQIHIRQSKGRKDRYVGLAEISMPLLLNYIQTYEPDTYFIKGPTSEPYSASAVRAFLKRNCQAAGITKRVTPHTLRHSYATHLLEQGVDIRHIQTLLGHSRPETTMIYTHVTRQDVLEIRNPLDVAVQKFKSTDKNTTNVRLSSRYNL
- a CDS encoding CPBP family intramembrane glutamic endopeptidase; translation: MDNQIDNKFKPIGIFLSITFALSAIFYFLIIYSGKLGGGAGQYVMGLMWCPGISALITMKILKRNISDLGWKWGKTKYQIRSYLIPLLYAFIAYIIIWSFGWGKFYNGETVNWITESFGLGEIGSGFSILFYFILVGVFGAISSMSSALGEEIGWRGFLVPELYKSQGFTKTSLITGLIWGVWHLPILLFADYNSGTPSWFAMPCFMVLVISISFIYTWFRMKSGSLWTAVILHGSHNLFIQSIFTPLTEDTGNTAYYIDEFGIVLPIVAIGFAIYYWSKRNELKTSA
- a CDS encoding alpha/beta fold hydrolase — its product is MRNSIIYEITQISIYFILIFFNITVLAQNELNEGIQFVDIDGYKFEVKFQGKHHLSTGVPVVVFEAGIGAGNLDNNAWTTVLDSIAEFAPVFSYSHSGLGNSEWNEIVPTPRNIASTLHKLLNKLELPKPYVMLGHSWGGVLIRTYGGHYPEDVKALIYVEPDNFMAEPGEGDESFEKRGMDPKAVDKFDRESFAAFLNMIQAPEALVAESKTLANYWGQNVKDRDLGPHPEKPIALLLGTKGFPSYPPTPPGLTKPWDSDELWFEAHIEKRITTFSKWPLMFKNCYVVISTDAWHHFQRDEPEIIIDITRKMLKE
- a CDS encoding DUF6090 family protein; this encodes MEKNKTGKYFKYAVGEILLVMVGILLALQVNNWNETNKQQTVSVKYLENLKKEVILNENKLKIKLRQHQFVLNKTTELLDIMSIKPKEISSTKLDTLMFAMALAPKFTPIKTFISSEELGAIKNDSLKNLISLWSFNFEKYTYDSKIIYDLYYNYIYDFMQDNYQMKNVKSIGFTSLDESDFKVNSIDILGSATFENHVTMKMINANAVYSNALTLSNIQKKIIIQLDEMLIN
- a CDS encoding DUF6090 family protein, encoding MENKTGKYLKYAIGEIILVVIGILLALQINTWNENRIDSKRLNLYTQSLLNDLELDKKRLIECMVFDSTKVSIIDSLSEPVQDFIEDYSDRGILTIKSIKVNNATFKTMSSNNDLELYQNIDLQNSISKYYADVEYVIRFENVYINNSYSNFEEFVTRNRGYTLEGLKGYLNSMKSASENESDWYKELIELNESITKKLKDLLKK
- a CDS encoding ester cyclase; the encoded protein is MRNQILLSLLLSLLIVSCQSNQSTEKRSENTTSDQIESTSSQSEKEIKAILERILAAVGNRDAQELDDLSFDQAIIAYTYPKNGQWQHKEMTIDAYLETIRDMKDPKPILESADSYEISITEDRLASVTMPTVISKFGVASSNEVNHAIMMKDSDQWKLLSVSWTAHRIPEEEREFDLNLCARNYAQVWGSNRPEFVAMFYAEDGSLQVNDREPAIGRNAITNVAKGFMDAFPDMIVSMDSLVTKSDKTRFYWTLTGTNNGLSGTGNKIKINGFEEWTLNDNGLIQESKGYFDEEEYQRQLEFGTNNK